Within Psychrobacter sp. DAB_AL43B, the genomic segment TTGGTTGAAATGATGGGCTAGTAAAATGCTAACTGGTAGCGCGGGTGACAAGTGATCTAAGAACTCCTTGACCGCACTAGGACCGCCCATAGAAGCGCCTAAAAACACCACATAACGCCAATCAACGGCTTCATTCTTATAAGCGACGGTATCTACAAGCGTTGGCAAAGCAAGCATTTGGGCAAGCTTACGCTTTAATTTACGCTGCCACTTAGCATACTGCTGCGCCTCATTGAGATAAGGTGCTTGACTAAAACCGACCAAGACGGCGGCGGATTTAGTCAATGCGGTCACAGTAGCCACGTGCTCATCGTAATCACTGTCTATCAACCAGATATCGATAGCGCTTTCATAACCATCAAACTTATCTTTCAACTGCGATGGTGTGACGCAATCAAGCAGATGAAAACCACAGCTATGTACCGTATCAGAAAAAGCCATCCGCTGCTGATGGTCTTCTGCCACCACCAGCACTTTAATCTCACTTTTATCTTTTAGCGCCAAGGCACGTATGTTACCCATCATGAGTTAGGCTGACCTTTTTATCCAATAAGCTTTGAATTTTATCAAGCAGCTGATTTTCTTGGAAAGGTTTGCCCATATAGTCATTTACCCCAATCTCGAGTGCGCGCTCACGATGTTTTTCACCCGTACGTGACGTAATCATAATGATAGGCAAATGCTGCAAACGTCTATTATGTCTGACTTGAGTCGCGACTTCAAAGCCGTCCATGCGCGGCATCTCAATATCCAATAGCATGAGGTCTGGTGTCATCTCTTGTAATATCTCAAGAGCATCAATACCATCTTTGGCAAGCGCAACATTGAAACCTTGACGCTCTAAGAAACGTGACGTTACTTTTCGTACTGTGACTGAGTCATCAACGACTAAAATAGTACCCTTAGACTCTGAGCTTCTGCGCTTAACGATAGCAGGTTGCGATACTTCTTTGACCAAAGCGGCATTACGCATCAAAGCAATCAAATCTAGGATAAGCATCACCGAACCGTCGCCCATAATCGTGGCTGCTGAGATACCCGATAAATTCGAGAACTGTTGCCCCAAAGGTTTTACAACGACTTCAATACGTGAGCCTGCTATTTGATCGACCTGTAGCGCCATATTCTGTCCACTACGGTTTTTAATGATAATAAGCGGTACGCTGGTATTGGTATTGACGACCAGCTCATTAAGCTTATTACCCGATAATATCTCATT encodes:
- a CDS encoding chemotaxis protein CheB, producing the protein MMGNIRALALKDKSEIKVLVVAEDHQQRMAFSDTVHSCGFHLLDCVTPSQLKDKFDGYESAIDIWLIDSDYDEHVATVTALTKSAAVLVGFSQAPYLNEAQQYAKWQRKLKRKLAQMLALPTLVDTVAYKNEAVDWRYVVFLGASMGGPSAVKEFLDHLSPALPVSILLAHHFNQTMISTLPRILNRHNDWRCQLITSSQRLRAGQCLIAPIDKQIICDSTGRIILLDQAWEGDYKPAIGQILKNTSDVYGSDLINIIFSGMGNDGTQYLDLIQDNDSQLWAQEPSLSACPSQPQAIIDSGYCKFVGSPKALAQKLTDYIAERAASASSHSFIVSDV